The genomic DNA CCCAACACCGATGAAAGCGACTTTGCCCACCTGGAGATTCATAACGCCGGATCATAGAAATTCGCGCCGACGTTGTCCAGGTTAACCCGGATCGCTTGATTCTTAGCCGGACTAAGTGCTTAGATTGCGCGAACTCAGCAGAGAGGCCACTTTCATGGCACAGGGCGAAAAAGAATATCTCGTCGGCACCGTTCGGCCGACCGATCGACCGGAAGCCGGCCAGGAACTCGATCTCGACACGCTGATCCCGGCCAAGATCAAGTTTCTCTCTTCGACTATGAACTTCACCCGCGGCACCGAGGAGGAGTTCGCCGCTTCCATGCCCGGCTATGAAGCCAAATCGGCGGAATTCGCTAAAATGGGCGCTAACCTGGTCCGCCCGAGCGGCGCGCCGCCGTTCATGCTGCTGGGCTATCAAAAAGAGCTGGAGCTAATCGCCAGCTGGGAGAAGAAGTACAACGTGCCGATGTGGACCTCGGGGCAAAATCACGTCAAAGCCCTGCGCACTTTGGGTATGAAAAAATTCGTCGGTGCCAGCTATTTCCCGGAAAAGATGAACAACCTTTTCGCCAAATATTTCACCGACGCCGGCTTTGAAGTGCTGGCCATGGAAGGCATCGGCGGCGCGTTTTTGGATGTGCCGAAAATTCCGCCGGAAAAAGTTTTAGAATTCATGCTCGGCGTTGCCAGCAAACATAAAAACGCCGATGGCATCTACATGCTCGGCTCGGCCTGGAAATCGGTGGAGATCATCGAGCGCTTGGAAAACCAGACTGGCAAGACGGTGGTTCACGCTGGCCCGGCGCGCGCTTGGGGCACGCAGCTTAGCCTGGGCTTGCGCCATTCGATCAAGGGCTATGGCCGGCTGTTGGCGGAGATGCCGGGCTGAGCCACCATTTTCACCGCGAAAGCACGAAGTTCAAAACAATCGGTTTTTAAGAAAGGAAGCGTCCTGTGAAAATTAAGGTATCGTTGGTTTCTTTGATTATTGGCTATCTTTTCAATGCCGCGGGACTTTTCGCAGCGGTGCCATACTACGAAGGCAAAGCGCTCCGCATCATCGTCGGCACATCGCCGGGCGGCGGCTACGACACCTACACGCGGCTTATAGGCCGGCATCTTGCCAGGCATATTCCGGGCAGCCCTTCTGTGATCGTTGACAACATGCCGGGCGCCGGCGGCATGCTGTCAGCGAACCATATGTTTAAAGTCGCCAAACCCGATGGCTTGACCATCGGCCATTTTGTCGGCGGGCAATTTCTGCAGCAGGTCCTGGGCCGGCCGGGCATCGAGTTTGACGCGCTGCAATTTGGCTACATCGCGGTCCCAGCGCAAGATAACTTCGTCGTGTCCCTCGCCAAATCGAGCGGCGTGACGAGCATCGAACAGTGGCTGGCCGCCAAGACGCCGGTCAAGTTGGGCGCCATCTCGCCGGGCGACGGCAGCTACGACACAGCGAAAGTCCTCGAAGCGGCACTGGGTCTGCCGATGCAGATCATTCAAGGATACAAAGGCACCGCGCCGATCCGCCTGGCAGTCAACAGTGGCGAAGTAGCGGGTTTGAGCAACTCCTGGCAATCGATCCGCGCCACCTGGCGCAAGGAGTTGGAGAACAACGAGATATCCCTCGTCGTACAGCTGAGCTTGAAGTCTCACCCGGACATTCCCAAAGTGCCGTTGGCGGTGAGCTTTGCCAAGTCTGATGAGGCGCGCAAAATGATTGCCGCCGTCGCCCAAGCGCACGGGGCGGCGGTACGGCCCTATCTCGTGCCGCCCGGCACGCGCAAAGACATTGTCGATATCCTGCGCAAAGCTTTCATGGATACCATGAAAGACCCCGAGCTGCTCGCCGAGGCGGCGAAAGCCAACTTGGAGTTCAATCCCGGCAGCGGCGAAGAGTTGGAAAAAAATGTTCGTGAATTGCTCAAGCTCGAAGCGCCGCTGGTGGCAAAACTGCGCGAAATTCTTAAATGATCTAGAGATTTTGGCGGAGCAAAACGGCACCGAAGCACGGTGGGTTAGGTCGCGGACGACTAACCCACCCTAGACAAACTTTTCTTTGGAGGGTGACCATGAGCAAACAACCTCGGCTTGTGCTCCTGACCATTTCCCTATTATTGCTCTCCGTCGGCGCTACCTCGGCTCAGGAGCGCATTCGCATCGCCTGGGCCGGCGCCAGTCCCGCCAACGCCGGCATCTGGGTTCTGCAGGAAAAGAAACTGCTGCAAAAATATGGTGTCGAGCCGGAGATCATCAGCATCAGCGCCAGCCCCATCGTGCTCCAGGCGCTGCTGGCCGGTGAAATCGATGTCTCGTCGATCTCGGTAACAACGCTGACTAGCTCACGTTTGGCCGGCGCCGACACCGTTATGATCCTGGGCATGGTGCGGACTTTCGTCGACCACATTATTACCCAGCAAAGCATCACAGCCCCAGAGCAGCTCAAAGGGAAAACGGGCGGCGTCAATCGCATCGGCAGCACCTCGGACATGGGCCTGCGCTTTGCGCTGCGGCGACTGGGCGTCGATCCCGAGAAAGATGCAAAGATCATTACCGCCGGTGGCAATCCCGAAAGATTTGCCTCGCTGACCAAGGGTGTTATCAACTTCACCATCATGCCCGAACCGTTTGTGCACCAGGCGTTGCAGTTGGGCTTTCGTCAGCTGTTCGATATTGGCACTCTAAAAATTCCGTTTTGGTGGAATGCCGTGCTGACGCGCGAAGCGATCGTCAAAGCCAAGCGGCCGCTGCTGCTAAAATTCACCCGCGCGATGATCGAAGCGACTCACTTCAACAAGACCAACAAAGAAGAAGCCAAAGCGATCTGGGGCAAGTACCTGCGTATCACTGACCAGACCGCCTTGGAGCGCGCCTGGCAGACCTACACCGCAGCCTATCCCGACAACCTGCTGCCCACGCCGGACGGCGTTAAAACCATGTTGGATGAAATGGCACCCCGCGACGCCAAAGCAGCGGCGGCCGATCCGAGGCACTTTGTCGATCCAAGTTTGGTGCGCGAAGTGGAAGCCAGCGGGTTCGTAAAACAGCTCTACAAGAGATAACGTTCAAGCCGTTCAAATCGTTCAATCGCTAGCGCTCCGTTCAACCCTCTCCTGTGTCCTCCCCCGCGACCGCGGGGGAGCAACGTTTCGGAGGTTGAAGAAGTTGTGAAGCCTCTTGAACGGTTTGGACGAAGCAAAGCGGTGGAACGTTTTGAACGCGTTCAGTCCATCTAAGCGAAGCGCGACATGGTCTGCGGCTTATACTCTTCCGGCGCTTTTGTGACAAACAACTCGGGCTCGATGCCGTAGAGCCGGCGCGCGTTGCCGCCGAGCATCTTTTCTCTGGCGCTCTGCGGCACCTTGTACTTGTCCATGTAGTCGATCGCTTCCCAGACATCCGAGGCGTCCAGGTGCGGCATGTCGGACGACCACAAGGCAATATTTTCGTACAGATCCCACAGGCGCAGGGTAATCATCTCGTCGCTTTCAAATGCGATGAAGCATTGTTTGTAAAATACATCGTGGGGATCGCCGATCTTCTCGCCGATGTGCTTGTAGAGATCCAAATAAGTTTCGGCTTTCTCCAGCACCAGCGGCAGCCAACTGGAATTGGATTCAAGTATCGCGACCTTGAGCTTGGGGAACTTCTCCAGCCAACCGGTCATCAAAACCACGCCGGTCCAGGTCATCGCTTCGGCCATAAAGCCGTATGCGGCATCCCCGGCCTGCTTCGAACCCATGATCTGCATGATGTTGGCGACGAACTGACCCGGCGAATAGACCATGATGTCTTCGTCGGAGAATAAGCGCTTGCGATTGGCGCCCATACGTTTGTCTAGCTCCGGCGACATCGCTTCGCCGCGCGACGGAAAAGTATGCATGCCGAGAACGATGCCTAGCTCTTCGAACTCCTTCCACAAGGGATCGTACTCGGGAAATGTCGGATATTTTCCCTGCGCGATAATCGGTCGGACCAGAGCGGACTTAAAGCCGCGCTTGGCGACCCGGCGCAGCTCCTCGATGGCATAGTCGACGCTCTGCGTCGGCAGCACCGCCGCCGGATAGAGCCGCTTCTTGTCGGCACTGCAATAGTCGTAAACCCAGTCGTTGTAGCCCCGCGCGCACGTATAGGCAGCATCGGCATTCTCTACCAGTGGCAGGTAGACAAAGGTCGACGGGAAAATCATTACCTGGTCGATGCCCGAAGCGTCCATGTCTTTGAGCCGCGCGTGCGGATCGCGCGCGCTCCGGTTGCGGCCGACCACCTCGTCCCACTCTTTCGTGCCGGGTTGGGTCTGGCCGATGATTTTTTTCGTAAGGCCGGGATGCCAGGTCTCGCCGGGATATTTCCAGGTATCGGGATCGCGAAAGCTAATGCGCGAATTGCGCACTAAGAAAAGCCGGTCGGCGTCGCGATAAAAATGCGTCTTGGCGAAGTCGCGATTCTTCTGCGGGATATATTTATCCCA from Deltaproteobacteria bacterium includes the following:
- a CDS encoding ABC transporter substrate-binding protein, translated to MSKQPRLVLLTISLLLLSVGATSAQERIRIAWAGASPANAGIWVLQEKKLLQKYGVEPEIISISASPIVLQALLAGEIDVSSISVTTLTSSRLAGADTVMILGMVRTFVDHIITQQSITAPEQLKGKTGGVNRIGSTSDMGLRFALRRLGVDPEKDAKIITAGGNPERFASLTKGVINFTIMPEPFVHQALQLGFRQLFDIGTLKIPFWWNAVLTREAIVKAKRPLLLKFTRAMIEATHFNKTNKEEAKAIWGKYLRITDQTALERAWQTYTAAYPDNLLPTPDGVKTMLDEMAPRDAKAAAADPRHFVDPSLVREVEASGFVKQLYKR
- a CDS encoding amidohydrolase, with the protein product MPYTAKGRTKNFPVFDCDSHIYEPPEVWDKYIPQKNRDFAKTHFYRDADRLFLVRNSRISFRDPDTWKYPGETWHPGLTKKIIGQTQPGTKEWDEVVGRNRSARDPHARLKDMDASGIDQVMIFPSTFVYLPLVENADAAYTCARGYNDWVYDYCSADKKRLYPAAVLPTQSVDYAIEELRRVAKRGFKSALVRPIIAQGKYPTFPEYDPLWKEFEELGIVLGMHTFPSRGEAMSPELDKRMGANRKRLFSDEDIMVYSPGQFVANIMQIMGSKQAGDAAYGFMAEAMTWTGVVLMTGWLEKFPKLKVAILESNSSWLPLVLEKAETYLDLYKHIGEKIGDPHDVFYKQCFIAFESDEMITLRLWDLYENIALWSSDMPHLDASDVWEAIDYMDKYKVPQSAREKMLGGNARRLYGIEPELFVTKAPEEYKPQTMSRFA